A genomic region of Balaenoptera acutorostrata chromosome 4, mBalAcu1.1, whole genome shotgun sequence contains the following coding sequences:
- the LRRC3 gene encoding leucine-rich repeat-containing protein 3 has product MGPMGKQSPSSLPVPTGGSCLLLLFCLRLGASCPQSCQCPDHAGAVAVHCSGRGLQEIPKDIPTDAVLLKLDANKIARIPNGAFQHLNQLRELDLSQNTIETIGPAAFSGLAGGLRLLDLSHNRIRRIPKDALGKLSAKIRLSHNPLHCECALQEALWELKLDPDSVDEIACHTSVQEEYVGKPLIQALDSGVSFCSVHHKTTDVAMLVTMFGWFTMVITYVVYYVRQNQEDARRHLEYLKSLPSTPVSKDPISPAP; this is encoded by the coding sequence ATGGGCCCCATGGGCAAACAGAGCCCGTCCTCCCTGCCGGTCCCCACGGGAGGGtcttgcctcctcctcctcttctgcctgCGGTTGGGTGCCTCTTGCCCGCAGAGCTGCCAGTGCCCTGACCATGCCGGGGCCGTGGCCGTCCATTGCAGTGGGAGGGGCCTGCAGGAGATCCCCAAGGACATCCCCACTGACGCTGTGCTCCTGAAGCTTGACGCCAACAAGATCGCCCGCATCCCCAACGGAGCCTTCCAGCACCTGAACCAGCTGAGAGAGCTGGACTTGTCTCAGAACACCATCGAGACCATCGGCCCCGCCGCCTTCTCGGGCCTGGCCGGGGGCCTGCGGCTGCTGGACCTGTCTCACAATCGCATCCGCAGGATTCCTAAGGACGCGCTGGGCAAGCTCAGCGCCAAGATACGCCTGTCCCACAACCCCCTGCACTGCGAGTGCGCCCTGCAGGAGGCCCTGTGGGAGCTGAAGCTGGACCCTGACTCGGTGGACGAGATCGCCTGCCACACCTCGGTGCAGGAGGAATACGTGGGGAAGCCGCTGATCCAGGCTCTCGACTCTGGCGTCAGCTTCTGCAGCGTCCACCACAAGACCACCGATGTGGCCATGCTGGTCACCATGTTCGGCTGGTTCACCATGGTGATCACCTACGTCGTGTACTACGTGCGCCAGAACCAGGAGGACGCCAGGAGGCACCTGGAGTACCTGAAGTCCCTGCCCAGCACTCCTGTGTCCAAGGACCCCATCAGCCCTGCGCCCTAG